From Pandoraea vervacti, the proteins below share one genomic window:
- the fliS gene encoding flagellar export chaperone FliS encodes MYGQNAANAYRKVGLETGVIAASPHQLIVMLFDGAKAALTKARVHFEDGRIAERGQAISKAIEIIGGLRDGLNMEVGGELSRNLRDLYDYMGRRLLEANLENDVAKVQEVDTLLDTIASAWRAIAPSTGTGAPAVQAGTGVRYE; translated from the coding sequence ATGTACGGTCAAAACGCCGCCAACGCGTATCGCAAGGTCGGTCTCGAAACGGGCGTGATCGCCGCCAGCCCGCATCAGCTCATCGTGATGCTCTTCGACGGCGCGAAGGCCGCGCTCACCAAGGCGCGCGTGCATTTCGAAGACGGCCGCATCGCCGAACGCGGTCAGGCCATCTCGAAAGCCATCGAGATCATCGGTGGGTTGCGCGATGGCCTGAATATGGAAGTCGGTGGGGAACTGTCTCGCAATTTGCGTGATCTCTACGACTACATGGGGCGACGTCTGCTCGAAGCGAATCTTGAGAACGACGTGGCCAAGGTACAAGAAGTCGACACCCTGCTCGACACCATTGCATCGGCCTGGCGAGCGATCGCGCCGAGCACCGGCACGGGTGCCCCCGCCGTTCAGGCGGGCACCGGAGTGCGCTATGAATGA
- a CDS encoding flagellar protein FliT, protein MNEATTLLNCYESIAGLTERMLGVARDGDWDALIDLESQYRAQVDAIKQLDADLPLSEDERSRKHAIIRRILADDAAIRDLAVPHLAHLDAMINSTRRQRALHEVYGLNLGA, encoded by the coding sequence ATGAATGAAGCGACGACCTTGCTGAACTGCTACGAAAGTATTGCCGGCCTCACGGAGCGCATGCTCGGCGTGGCGCGCGACGGCGACTGGGATGCCCTGATCGACCTTGAGTCGCAGTATCGTGCGCAGGTCGATGCGATCAAGCAGCTCGACGCCGATCTGCCGCTCTCGGAAGACGAGCGCTCGCGCAAGCACGCCATCATTCGCCGCATTCTGGCCGACGACGCTGCCATTCGCGATCTCGCGGTTCCTCATCTGGCGCACCTCGACGCCATGATCAACAGCACGCGCCGTCAACGTGCCCTGCACGAAGTCTACGGCCTGAACCTGGGCGCCTGA